A window of Streptomyces broussonetiae genomic DNA:
ACCCAGCAACCGGCGGCGACCGTCCCGGTGGGGCTCGACGGGGACGGTCTGCCGGTGGGACTGCAGCTCGTCGCCGCCCGGCACCGGGACGATCTGGTGCTGCGGGCGGCGCACGCGCTGTACGAGGCGGGAGCCGCCGCCCCCGCGAGCGTCACGCCCGCCGGAAACTGAGCGTCTCCCCCGCCGCTCCGGTCCGCCACAGGTCGTTGCAGGCCTCGGCCATCCGGTCGAGGCCGTCGGTCACCTGGCCCCAGACGATGCCCGGCACCCAGCCCACGTCCCCGTTGAGGAGCAGATTGTTGCGCTCGTAGAACAGGGCCAGGTCGACGACCGTGCTGCCGGGGCGGACCTCGCGGTCGTAGCCGTAGGCCTTCGTACCCAGTTCGGCACCGGCGAAGGAGAAGTAACACAGATCGCCGGGAATCGGGGTGACCGTCGGGTTCTCCAGTGGGGGTTCCGTGGAGGTGAACGGCGGGAAGAGGGCGTAGATCTCGTTGCGCGCGTATTTGGCGTGGTAGACGTCGCCGGACAGGGGCAGCGCCTCCCACACCGCCTCGCAGGTCAGGGGCGCGCGGTCGGTCAGGAGGCGGGCCGTGCAGCGCACGTCCCGCTTGTCGAGGGAGACAGTGACGAATCGATCGGCCATGAGAACCAGGGTGCATACCCCGGATGCGCTTGGGTAGCCGCGCCGCCATGGCTCCACCACTTGGGAACGACGTACACACATTCCGGTCGGAACACAGACCCGCCCGGCGCTCGGTGCTCGGCGGTCTCGGCGCTCTCGCGGCCCTCGGCGCGCTGGGGGCCACCGGGTGCACGCGGGTGGCCGCCGCGTCCGGCAAGAACGGCGGTGACCTGCTCGAACGGCTGCGGGCGCAGGGAGTCGTACGGCTCGGGATCGCCGGGGAGATCCCCTTCGGCTACATCGACAAGGACGGCCATCTCACCGGTGAGGCGCCCGAGCTGGCCAAGGTGATATTCAAACGGCTCGGAGTGGACCGGGTGCAGCCGGTGCCGACGGAGTTCGGCTCGCTGATCCCCGGCCTGAACTCGCAGCAGTTCGATGTCGTGGCGGCCGGGATGTACGTCAATCCCGAGCGCTGCCAGCAGGTGATCTTCGCCGATCCGGACTACCAGATGCTGGACTCGTTCATCGTCCGCAAGGGCAACCCGCTGGGGCTGCACTCCTACAAGGACGTCGTCGCGAAGAAGGCGAAGTTCGCCACCGGCACCGGGTACGCCGAGATCCAGTACGCGGTCGAGGCCGGGTACAAGGAGGGCGACATCCTGATCGTCCCTGACCAGGTGGCGGGGCTGAACGCCGTGGAGGCCGGACGCGTCGACGTCTTCGCCGGTACGGCGCTCACCACCCGCGAGGTGGTGAAGAAGTCCTCCAAGGCGGAGGCCACCGCCCCGTTCGCGCCGCTGGTCAAGGGCAAACCGCACGTCGACGGCGGGGCGTTCGCGTTCCGGTCGGCCGAGACGAATCTGCGGGACGCCTTCAACGTGGAGCTGCGCAAGCTCAAGAAGAGCGGGGAACTGTTCCGGATCCTCAGGCCGTTCGGCTTCACCAGGGCCGAGATGACCGGCCTCACCGCGAAGGAGCTGTGCGGCGGATGACCTCGGGCCTGTGGGAACTCGTACTCAAGGGTGTCTGGACCACCGTCCAGTTGCTGGTGTTCAGCGCCTTGCTGGCCGGTGCCGTGTCCTTCGTCGTCGGTATCGCGCGCACACACCGGCTGTGGATCGTGCGCTTCGTGGCCGGCTTCTACACCGAGGTGTTCCGTGGCACCTCGGCGCTGGTGATGATCTTCTGGGTGTTCTTCGTGCTGCCGATCGCGTTCGGCTGGCAGCTCGTGCCCATGTGGGCCGGCACGCTCGCGCTCGGGCTGACGTACGGCGCGTACGGTTCGGAGATCGTGCGCGGCGCACTGAACGCGGTGGACCCGGCGCAGAAGGAGGGCGGGATCGCGCTCAGCTTCACGCCCTGGCAGCGCCTCAGGCTGATCGTGCTGCCGCAGGCGGTGCCGGAGACGATCCCGTCCTTCTGCAATCTGCTGATCGAGCTGCTCAAGGGCACCGCGCTGGTGTCCGTCATGGGCATGGGCGATCTGACGTTCAGCGCGAACCTGGTACGCCTGGCGCTGCAGCAGAGCGCGGAGATCTACACCTATGTGCTGCTGATCTACTTCGCGATCGCGTTCGTGCTGACACGGCTGATGCGCATGCTGGAGAAGCGGCTGAAGTCCGGCGTCGGCAAGGAGGCGGGGACCGAGCGGGCGGCGCGTGAGCTCAAGCGGGCTCAGACGACCGGTGTCGCGGGCTCCGGCATCGGAGGGGGTCTGTGATGAAGTGGGACTGGAACGCCGTCAGCGACTTCATGCCGGACTTCTGGCAGGGGTTGCTGGTCACCCTGGAGGCGGTGGCCCTCGGCTCGCTGCTCTCCTTCACCCTCGGCCTGCTGTGGACGCTGCTGATGCGCACGCCGAGCCGGTGGGTGCGCTGGCCCGTCGGGGTGGTCACCGAGTTCGTGCGCAACACCCCCCTGCTGGTCCAGCTGTTCTTCCTGTTCTACGTGCTGCCGGAGTGGGGCCTGACGTTCTCGGCGCTGTCGACCGGCGTCTTCGCGATCGGCCTGCACTACTCGACGTACACGATGCAGGTCTACCGGGCCGGCATCGAGGCGGTGCCCGTCGGCCAGTGGGAGGCGGCGACCGCGCTGAACCTGCCCCGGCGCCGGACCTGGATCGCGGTGATCCTGCCGCAGGCGATCCGCCGGGTGATCCCCGCGCTCGGCAACTACGTGATCTCCATGCTCAAGGACACCCCGATGCTGATGGTGATCACCGTGCTGGACATGCTCGGCCGCGCCCGGCTCTTCTCCCAGCAGCACTTCCAGTTCACCGAGCCCCTGACCGTGATCGGGGTGGCCTTCATCGTCATCTCCTATCTGGCCTCCCTTCTCCTGCGAGCCCTGGAGCGTCGCCTTGTCCGTTGAAACCCATCCCGAGCCGTCCGCCACCGACGCCTCGCCGGCCGAGCTGATCCGTCTGGACAAGGTCAGCAAGCGCTTCGGCGCCAACACCGTGCTCGACCAGCTGGACTTCTCCGTCCGGCCCGGCAAGCACGTGACGCTGATCGGCCCCTCCGGCTCCGGCAAGACCACCATCCTCAGGCTCCTGATGACCCTCACCAAGCCGGACGAGGGCACGATCACCCTCGACGGACAACCGCTGTTCCCTGCACCGGAGAAGCAGGTCCGCGAGGTCCGCAAGAAGATCGGGATGGTGTTCCAGCAGTTCAACCTGTTCCCGAACATGAGCGTGCTGCGCAACATCACCGAGGCGCCGGTGCAGGTCCTCGGCCTGTCCCGGGACGAGGCCGAGGCACGGGCCCGGGAGCTGCTGGAGATGGTGGGGCTGGCCGACAAGTGCACCGCCCGGCCCACGCAGCTGTCCGGCGGGCAGCAGCAGCGCGTGGCGATCGCCCGGGCGCTGGCGATGCGGCCGCAGGTGCTGCTGCTGGACGAGGTGACCTCCGCGCTCGACCCGGAGCTGGTCGCGGGCGTGCTCGATCTGCTCAGGGACATCGCCCGCAGCACCGACATCACGATGCTCTGCGTGACCCACGAGATGGGTTTCGCCCGGGACATCTCCGACCAGGTGCTGATGTTCGACGGCGGCCGGGTCATCGAGTCGGGTACGCCGGAGAAGATCTTCAGCGATCCGGAGCAGGAGCGCACCCGGGAATTCCTCGGCGCAGTGCTGTAACTGCATGGTGTGAAGAAGTGAAGAGTCGAGGTCGGAGCGGTGGGCGATGTCCCTGGCATATGCCAGAGGGTTTGCACCGCAGCTGGGAGTGGACGGCGAGCGCCACAATCTCGCCAACCCCCTCTCCCTGACGGCCCTTTGCCCGATATCGTGGTACGGATCCGCCGACCGGATGTCGCGGCCCGAGAAGCGAGCACTGACAAGCGAGCACTGACAGGCCAGCCAGGGGGGAACCACCGTGGCGCTGAAGCACGAGCCGACCGCCCCGTACCACTCCGCCCAGGACGCGTTGCGCGTGCTGGAGACGGTGGCACGCCATTCCGCCGGCGTCACCGACACCGAGCTGGCCCGCCGCACCGGCCTCGGCACCGAGCGGCTCACCGCCCTGCTGCGCATGCTGCGCCGCGAGGGCTACGTCGAGCAGATCGGCGACGGCGCCTACGTCACGGGGGACACCCTGCGCCGGCTGACCTCGGCGCACGACCGCGAGCGTGCCCTGCGCAACAAGCTCCAGCACACCCTGGACCGGCTGCGCGACTCGGTCGGCGCGGCGGTCTACATCAGCCGGTACGTCGACGGCGAGGTCAAGGTCACCCAGTACGCGGCCGGACCGGCCACCCCGGCGGTGAACGAGTGGGTGGACTTCCGCTACTCCGCCCACGCCACCGCGGTCGGCAAGAGCCTGCTGACCCAGCTCGACCACAACGCCCGCCGCGACCATCTCTCCCGGCACAAGATGGCCCGCCTCACCTCGCGCACCATCACCAGCGACAAGCTGCTGCTCTCCCGCCTGGAGTCGCAGCCGCCGACCGTGCCGGTGCTCGATCTCCAGGAGTACGCCATCGGCACGGTCTGCGCGGCCGTCCCGATCACGGCGGGCTCCAGTGTGGGCTGCCTCGCGCTGTCGCTGCCGGTGGAGCACGCACACCGGCTGAAGCAGGCGGCGGAGGCGCTGAACCGGAGCGCGGCACCGGTCCTCCTCTCGCTCACCCTCTAGGTGGTCACGAGCACCCCCGTGGACCAGGTAGTATTTTCTTCGTCGCCAACCGCAGGAGCGAAGATCCAGTGGAAGGCGGGAGTCATGCGCCGCTAGCTCAGTTGGTTAGAGCAGCTGACTCTTAATCAGCGGGTCCGGGGTTCGAGTCCCTGGCGGCGCACAGTGAAGATGGCGATCCACGTCCGCAGCAAGCGCGGACCTGGGTCGCCATCTCTGCTATGCCCGTCCCTGTTGTCGCGCGGCTTCGGCGTCCTCACGGGTGAGCGGGCGGTACGACGACTCCCCCGGCGGTCGCCACCACACCGGGTCGGCACACGCGTGCCCCTCCTTCCTGAGCAGCGCCCGGTGGATCTTGTTCGTCGCCGTCACCGGCATCCGCTCCACCACCCGGACGAACCGGGGCGCCATCTTCGTGCCCAGGTCGGGCTGGGCGAGCAGGAAGTCCGCGAACCCCGCCGGGTCGAAGGACCCGGCGATCGTCGCCATCACCTGGTCCCCGGTCACCGGGTCCGGCACCCCGTACACGGCGACGGCTGCCGCGCCCTCGTAGCGGGACACGATGTTCTCGATCATCGCGGCGGCCAGGTTCTCCCCGTCGACGCGGATGCGGTCGTCGCCGCGGCCCGCGAAGTACAGATAGCCGGCCGCGTCCCGGTAGAACAGGTCACCGGTCCAGTACGCACCGGCCCGGCGCCGCTCGGCCTCGGCGGCCGGGTTGCGCCAGTACCCCTCGAAGGGGTTCGGCGCCCGGTTGACCAGCTCCCCTATCGCCTGCTCCCCGTTGAGCAGCCGCCCTGTGGCGTCGAACGCGGCCGGCGGACACTCGCGCCCGGTGGCCGGATCCAGTACGACGAGTCCCGGCGCCGCCGGTCCCACCGCCCCCGGCGGCGTGCCCGGCGCCCACTGGATCGCAGCGCCGCCCTCGGAGGAGCCGTACCCCTCCACCAGCCGCACCCCGAACCGCCGCTCGAAGGCCGCCGCGTCCACCGCGCCGGCCTCGGTGCCGAAGCCGAGGCGCAGGACATGGTCGCGGTCGTCCGCCCGCTCCTCGGTGGCGAGGATGTACTGCACGGCCCGGCCGACGTAGGTGAAGTAGGTCGCGCGGTAGCGGCGCACGTCGGCGAGGAAGCCGGACGCCGAGAAGCGCCGGCGCAGCGCCACCCCGGCCCCGGCGGCCAGCGCGGGCGCCCAGTCGGCGATCACCGCGTTGCCGTGGAACATCGGCATGCAGACGTAGTGCACGTCCTGCGCCCGCACCCCGAACTGCCGCACCAGCGCCTGCCCGGCCGCCGCCAGCCGGCCCTGGGAGCAGATCGCGGCCTTGGGAGCGCCGGTCGAGCCGGAGGTGAAGTACAGGAGAAGGCGGTCGGCGGGCGTGGCCCGGGACGGGTCGGGTTCCGCGCCGGCGTAGGGGGCGAGGAGGGCGGCGTACTCCGGGGTGTCCGTGACCAGGAGCCGTATCCCGGGGAGGTCCAGGTCCGCCAGCAGCGGCAGCCGGGCCCGCTCGGTGACGAGGACCGGGCACTCGGTGTGCAGGATGTCCCGGGCCAGTTCGGCGCCCCGGCGGGTGGGGTTGATCCCGGCGACGGCCGCGCCGGCGAGGGCGGCGGCGCCGAGCCACAGCGGGAACTCCTCGGTGTTGTCGAGCAGGACACCGATGTGCCGTACGGCGTCCCGGGGCAGCAGGTCGGCCAGCAGGGCGGCGCGGGCGGCGGCGCCCGCGGCGCTCTCGTGCTGGGTCAGCGTCAGCTCCCCGCACCACAGCCCGGGCCGGTGGTCCCCCCACCGGGCCGCGACCAGTTCGGCGACGGTGCGCGTCTTGGACTCCATGGGGGCGAACGGTAATTGACGTAGCGTCAGACAGGGAGGGTCACGGCATCATGCCCGCGGGCACGGCACAGAGGAGGAGTTCCACGAGGCTCCCCCGAGGCCGGTCCGCCGCTCCCGGTGATCGGCGTGGCGCGAACCCACCCGGCCGCCCGGACGCCCGGCCTCGAGGGGACCTCAGCTTCGGCGCCGCTCCTGAGCGGTGCTCAGAACGTGACGTCCGAGCAGGCGTAGAACGCGTTGCCCGTGTCGGCGATCGTCCACACCGCGAGGATGACGTGGTGCCCGCTCAGCCCGGACGGCAGGGTGCCGGTGTGGCTGAGTGTGGCCGGCGGGCGCCGGCCGTTGTACGGCACCGTCAGGAACGGGGTGAGGTCGAGGTCCGAGCGGGACAGGGCGTGGTTCTGGTTCCAGCCCTGCTTGGTGACGTAGTACTCGAAGTCCGTCGTGGCGTGCTCGGCCGTGAACTGCCAGCGGAAGGTGTACGTCTGGCCGCCCGTCACCCGGGTGGTGGGCCAGGCCCCGCCGGACGGCGTGGCCGGCGAGCTGAGCTGGGCGAACCGGCTCAGGCCGCCGTTGCAGATCTGGCCGTCGGCGGGTCCCGCGGCCGGGAAGCCCTTGGGACCCTCGACGCTCTGCGGCTCGTACTGGATGTCACCGCAGTTCGTCACCGTGCCGTTGGCGCAGAGCTTCTGCCTGCTGATGGGGAGATCGGTGTAGCCGTGCCCGCTGGCGCCGCCGGTGGAGAGCGCGAACGCTCCGGCGGTCACCACCCCGAGCACGACCGCGGACAACTTGGTCCTGGTGCGCATGCTGCCGCTCCTCGAGAACGTGGGGAGTTCGGGTGAGCTGTGCAGGTAGGTCTAGACCAAGTCCCAGATTATTGCCACTACTTGACTGTGTCCATACAAGGGACGTCTCCATCCCCCGCGCGTGCCCCCGCTACGACGGCGCACCGCGCCCCGCGCAGAACGCCACCGTCAGGTCCCGCACCAGCACCTTGCGCTCGTAGTCGTCGAGGTCGACCAGGCCGCGCACGGTCAGCCGGGTCACCGTGTCCTCCACCGAGTCCACCACCGAGCCGAGCATGCCGGCCCGCTGCCGGGCGTCCAGCTGGGCGATCCGGCGCCGGTGCATCGCGCCGGCGACCTCGGGGGCGTACTCCACCCGGAGCGGCTGCACCGAGAACACCTCCAGGCCGACCGGCGCGGTCTCCGCCGCCACCAGCCGGGTCAGCGCGTCCCCGGCCGCCGCCGTCCCGCCCCGGGTCCCGCCCGCGTGCTCCACCGGCACCCGGGCCAGCGCCGCCTCGACGCACTCGCGCAGATAGGTCTCGTGGTCCTCGACGCCGAGCACGGCCCGCGCGGTGTCCCGCACCCGCCACACCACCAGCACGACCACCCGCAGCCCCACCCCGTCGGAATCCGCCGCCGGCATCGCCTCGCTGCGCCAGTGCCGCAGCCGGACGTCCACCGGACGGCGCAGCAGCAACGGGTTCATCCAGAGCAGCCCGGTGCGCCGGACGGTCCCCCGGTAGCGGCCGAACAGCCCGAGCATCCAGGCCCTCCCGGCCTGTCCCCGGGCCAGGCCGCCGAAGCCGGCCACCCCGAGCGCCGCGGCCCCGACGTACGCCGCCCACTGCGCCGGGCCGAGGCCCGCGCCGGCCCAGGCGGGCAGCCGCAGCGCCCGCGTCGCGAGCGGCGGGAGCAGCCCCACCCACCACGAGGTCACCAGCCACCCGATGAGCCCGCACACCCCGGCCAGCACCCCGGCCAGTCCCGGCAGCACCCGGGCCGGGCGCTCGGCCAGGTCCGGGTCGATCTCGGGCAGGGGCCGGGCGCGCACCGGCGCGGTGCGTCTGAGCCGCGGCAGTTCGCCGGTGCCCTGCCGGCGGCCCACCACGGCGGGCTTGAGCGGCACCTTCACCGAGGTGGGGTCGTCGCGGAAGAGCAGATGGACGGGGATCTCGGTGGTCCCCTCGTTGTGGATCAGCCGGCCCGCCCGGGTGTCCGGGCCCACGGCGGCCTCCGGCTGCCCGTCGGATTCGGGCGGTGTGTGTGACGTGGTCGTACTCATGCGTGCCTCCAGCCTCCGCGCCAGATGCGTCATGAACAGGGGATGAGCAGGGATGAGCAGGGATGAGCAGGGGATCGGGGGATGAGTGGGGACGACGGGCCGGGAGAGTCAGAGGCCGGTCGCGTGGTCGGGGCCCGCGTCCGCGAACAGTCGGCGCCAGGTCTCCGGCCCCGGATAGCCGTCCGCCGCGCCGCCCCGCCAGCCCTGGGCCCGCTGGAAGGCCTCCACGGCCCGCCGATCCGCCTCGCCCCAGCGCGGACCGGGACCCGCGGCGTAGAAGCGGCCGAACCCCTTCTCCACCAGCCGGCGGCCCAGCAGCGTGACGTAGTCGTTCTCCGCGTTCGGCAGGAAGGCGGCCCGGCCGGGATAGACGGGCGCTGCGCGCGAGGAGCGCCCGACCGGGCCTGCCGCGGCCGACGCGATGTCCCTGCCCCTGCCGGTGACGAGCAGGCGCCAGGTGTGCGGGCCGGGCAGCCCGTTGGCCTCGGCGCCGGTCCAGCCCTGGGCCCGCTGGAAGGCCTCCACGGCCCGCCGGTCCGCCTCGCCCCAGGTGCGGCCGGGACCCTGGGGGTAGTACGTGTGGCCGCCCCGGGCCACCAGCATCCGCCCGAGCAGGGCGACGTACGGGTTGTCCGCCCCCGGGCCGAAGGAGGCGATGCCGGGGAAGGCGGTCTGCGTCTTGTCGGCGCCCGCCTGGGTGCCCGCCGTTTCCGCGACCAAGCCTTTGTAACGGTAGGGGACGTACTTGTCGGTGTTGCTCCAGTAGGGATACGGGGTGGGCTGGCTGCGGGTGTGCGGGGGTGTCTGCTCGTAGACCAGGTAATTGGTGTGCCCGCCGTCGGTCCAGCCGCCGAAGATCACCACATGGGAGCCCTTCTCGGGGTTGTCGGGGTTGTGGTACAGCAGGATGTCGCCGGGCTCCAGCTCCTCCTTGGTGATCTTCACGCCGTACCCGCCGAGGCTGCCCGTCCACTCGTTGCCGGGCAGACCCCAGGCCATGGAGACATAGCCCGAGCAGTCCTGCCGGTAACCGTCGGACCAGTAGGTGCTCATGCTGTACGGCACCTGGGCGGCCACCCAGATCTTTGCCCGGGCGATGATCTTGGTCCGGGTG
This region includes:
- a CDS encoding DUF3830 family protein, with the protein product MADRFVTVSLDKRDVRCTARLLTDRAPLTCEAVWEALPLSGDVYHAKYARNEIYALFPPFTSTEPPLENPTVTPIPGDLCYFSFAGAELGTKAYGYDREVRPGSTVVDLALFYERNNLLLNGDVGWVPGIVWGQVTDGLDRMAEACNDLWRTGAAGETLSFRRA
- the ehuB gene encoding ectoine/hydroxyectoine ABC transporter substrate-binding protein EhuB; protein product: MAPPLGNDVHTFRSEHRPARRSVLGGLGALAALGALGATGCTRVAAASGKNGGDLLERLRAQGVVRLGIAGEIPFGYIDKDGHLTGEAPELAKVIFKRLGVDRVQPVPTEFGSLIPGLNSQQFDVVAAGMYVNPERCQQVIFADPDYQMLDSFIVRKGNPLGLHSYKDVVAKKAKFATGTGYAEIQYAVEAGYKEGDILIVPDQVAGLNAVEAGRVDVFAGTALTTREVVKKSSKAEATAPFAPLVKGKPHVDGGAFAFRSAETNLRDAFNVELRKLKKSGELFRILRPFGFTRAEMTGLTAKELCGG
- the ehuC gene encoding ectoine/hydroxyectoine ABC transporter permease subunit EhuC, with protein sequence MTSGLWELVLKGVWTTVQLLVFSALLAGAVSFVVGIARTHRLWIVRFVAGFYTEVFRGTSALVMIFWVFFVLPIAFGWQLVPMWAGTLALGLTYGAYGSEIVRGALNAVDPAQKEGGIALSFTPWQRLRLIVLPQAVPETIPSFCNLLIELLKGTALVSVMGMGDLTFSANLVRLALQQSAEIYTYVLLIYFAIAFVLTRLMRMLEKRLKSGVGKEAGTERAARELKRAQTTGVAGSGIGGGL
- the ehuD gene encoding ectoine/hydroxyectoine ABC transporter permease subunit EhuD, which produces MKWDWNAVSDFMPDFWQGLLVTLEAVALGSLLSFTLGLLWTLLMRTPSRWVRWPVGVVTEFVRNTPLLVQLFFLFYVLPEWGLTFSALSTGVFAIGLHYSTYTMQVYRAGIEAVPVGQWEAATALNLPRRRTWIAVILPQAIRRVIPALGNYVISMLKDTPMLMVITVLDMLGRARLFSQQHFQFTEPLTVIGVAFIVISYLASLLLRALERRLVR
- the ehuA gene encoding ectoine/hydroxyectoine ABC transporter ATP-binding protein EhuA yields the protein MSVETHPEPSATDASPAELIRLDKVSKRFGANTVLDQLDFSVRPGKHVTLIGPSGSGKTTILRLLMTLTKPDEGTITLDGQPLFPAPEKQVREVRKKIGMVFQQFNLFPNMSVLRNITEAPVQVLGLSRDEAEARARELLEMVGLADKCTARPTQLSGGQQQRVAIARALAMRPQVLLLDEVTSALDPELVAGVLDLLRDIARSTDITMLCVTHEMGFARDISDQVLMFDGGRVIESGTPEKIFSDPEQERTREFLGAVL
- a CDS encoding IclR family transcriptional regulator, with translation MALKHEPTAPYHSAQDALRVLETVARHSAGVTDTELARRTGLGTERLTALLRMLRREGYVEQIGDGAYVTGDTLRRLTSAHDRERALRNKLQHTLDRLRDSVGAAVYISRYVDGEVKVTQYAAGPATPAVNEWVDFRYSAHATAVGKSLLTQLDHNARRDHLSRHKMARLTSRTITSDKLLLSRLESQPPTVPVLDLQEYAIGTVCAAVPITAGSSVGCLALSLPVEHAHRLKQAAEALNRSAAPVLLSLTL
- a CDS encoding AMP-binding protein, producing the protein MESKTRTVAELVAARWGDHRPGLWCGELTLTQHESAAGAAARAALLADLLPRDAVRHIGVLLDNTEEFPLWLGAAALAGAAVAGINPTRRGAELARDILHTECPVLVTERARLPLLADLDLPGIRLLVTDTPEYAALLAPYAGAEPDPSRATPADRLLLYFTSGSTGAPKAAICSQGRLAAAGQALVRQFGVRAQDVHYVCMPMFHGNAVIADWAPALAAGAGVALRRRFSASGFLADVRRYRATYFTYVGRAVQYILATEERADDRDHVLRLGFGTEAGAVDAAAFERRFGVRLVEGYGSSEGGAAIQWAPGTPPGAVGPAAPGLVVLDPATGRECPPAAFDATGRLLNGEQAIGELVNRAPNPFEGYWRNPAAEAERRRAGAYWTGDLFYRDAAGYLYFAGRGDDRIRVDGENLAAAMIENIVSRYEGAAAVAVYGVPDPVTGDQVMATIAGSFDPAGFADFLLAQPDLGTKMAPRFVRVVERMPVTATNKIHRALLRKEGHACADPVWWRPPGESSYRPLTREDAEAARQQGRA
- a CDS encoding lytic polysaccharide monooxygenase auxiliary activity family 9 protein; translation: MRTRTKLSAVVLGVVTAGAFALSTGGASGHGYTDLPISRQKLCANGTVTNCGDIQYEPQSVEGPKGFPAAGPADGQICNGGLSRFAQLSSPATPSGGAWPTTRVTGGQTYTFRWQFTAEHATTDFEYYVTKQGWNQNHALSRSDLDLTPFLTVPYNGRRPPATLSHTGTLPSGLSGHHVILAVWTIADTGNAFYACSDVTF
- a CDS encoding SPFH domain-containing protein → MSTTTSHTPPESDGQPEAAVGPDTRAGRLIHNEGTTEIPVHLLFRDDPTSVKVPLKPAVVGRRQGTGELPRLRRTAPVRARPLPEIDPDLAERPARVLPGLAGVLAGVCGLIGWLVTSWWVGLLPPLATRALRLPAWAGAGLGPAQWAAYVGAAALGVAGFGGLARGQAGRAWMLGLFGRYRGTVRRTGLLWMNPLLLRRPVDVRLRHWRSEAMPAADSDGVGLRVVVLVVWRVRDTARAVLGVEDHETYLRECVEAALARVPVEHAGGTRGGTAAAGDALTRLVAAETAPVGLEVFSVQPLRVEYAPEVAGAMHRRRIAQLDARQRAGMLGSVVDSVEDTVTRLTVRGLVDLDDYERKVLVRDLTVAFCAGRGAPS
- a CDS encoding peptidoglycan-binding protein, with protein sequence MTAPVFEEFDPASGCDCPGCAHVRPVSRTGLRPPFGPLGAPAACGLVVVAATSAVLGAAAPAAALAAGRPVVHRPHVPRDGGPDTPQGGRSPLHGRTGKPADPTDIPSATRTKIIARAKIWVAAQVPYSMSTYWSDGYRQDCSGYVSMAWGLPGNEWTGSLGGYGVKITKEELEPGDILLYHNPDNPEKGSHVVIFGGWTDGGHTNYLVYEQTPPHTRSQPTPYPYWSNTDKYVPYRYKGLVAETAGTQAGADKTQTAFPGIASFGPGADNPYVALLGRMLVARGGHTYYPQGPGRTWGEADRRAVEAFQRAQGWTGAEANGLPGPHTWRLLVTGRGRDIASAAAGPVGRSSRAAPVYPGRAAFLPNAENDYVTLLGRRLVEKGFGRFYAAGPGPRWGEADRRAVEAFQRAQGWRGGAADGYPGPETWRRLFADAGPDHATGL